The DNA sequence CGTAGCCGATGGCGATATCTTTCACGAGCGATTTGCGAACGCCTTTCGCTTGTTCAAGCTGTTTGACGATCTCACGGCCGGACGGCAGCGTTTTCGGGGTTCGGGTGCGGTCGGGGATTTCCAGACGGAAGAGCGGGCGCTGATATTTCATTAAATCGCTCGCCCCCCACGTCTCCACGATTTCCGACATGCCGTATTCATTAAAAACCGGATACCCGTTGACAACAAGCCGGAAAATGACTTTCCGATCTTCTTCACTCCAACGGGCAAAATGGTATAAATCAGTCCAGCCGCCATGTTCATTGACAAAATCAATGCTTTTTTGAATGAAGTGAGTTTCTTGATCAGTTTGGCCCATATTGGAGACACGGGCTGCCGGATTGACATACAGAAGCAGGCGCTGAAAGAAATCGACGTCCATCAGTCGCGAACCATCGGTGTACTCCTCGCCAAACGGAATCAAGTCCTTTTTCACAAAGCTCGGGTCGCTAAACAGCGCTTCTTTAAACTTATCGACGTCCAACTCATCGGTGTAGTATTGCAAACTGCTAAGCTCCACTTCTTTTTCCGGCAAATAAAGCTGCTTCGTCTCGCTGACCGGATAAGCGAAATAACGTGGAAAATGGTTGGCCTCCTTCGCCAGCCGGCTGATGGCGTCCTGCGAAGCGTCACTGGCGGTCGCCTTATAAATTTTGTGCCTATCGGTTGCGATAAAATAGACTGGGAATTTATCCCCTTCACTGAATGGAACAAGAATGCGGTCAAATGCCAAGCCATCAAGCCCTCTATCTTCCACCGTGAAGATCAACCGGTAAATATCGATCGGCAGCTCGTCTGGGTAAATGATTTCCAGCCGCTCTTTTCCGTCTAAAAACGACAAAAACTTTCCTTGCGGGACGGAAGATGAAATGTTCTCAAAATCGTCGAGCGCCCATTTTTTGACTTCTTTCAGCACTTCATTTTTCTTTTCCTCTTTCGTGAGGGCGTAGTGGGCTCCGCCTTTATGGATGAGCACCTGCTTTGGCTGCACGACCATCGCCGTATCAACTTGCGTATTGCTGACGGAAACGTGCTGAATATACTCGTCGTTTTGCAGCACGTCATATTTAGGATGATACGTCCATAAAGCAAATGTCATCATAATGCTGATGAGCACAAGCGACGTCAACACAACTGTTTTGATCGCTTCATACATCGTACCAGTCATCCTTTTGCTCCCGTTCTAGCGGCAGCGTAAAATAAATCGTCGTCCCTTTATGTTCTTTGCTTTCCGCCCAAATCGTCCCGCCATGGGCGAGCACGACTTCTTTGGCAATGGCCAGTCCGAGGCCGGTGCCGCCCAATTTGCGCGACCGCGCCTTATCGACCCGGTAAAAACGCTCAAAAATTTTCGCCAAATCGGCCTTCGGGATGCCGACCCCTTCGTCGCTGACGCTGACAATGATCTCGTCGGCCAGCTCGCGGACGCGGAACGTGATCGTCCCGCCTTGCGGAGAGTATTTCAACGCATTGGAAATGATGTTATCCAATACTTGTGTGATTTTGTCCTCATCCACTTCGATGAAAATCGCCTGGCGCGGAATTTTGCGAACGAACCGGATGTTATCGCTTTTTGTCAGTTCAAACCGGTCAATCACTTTATGAAAATAAGCCGAAAAATTGATCCATGTCTTTTTCAGCTTGTAATCTTTGCTGTCGAGCTTCGACAGATGAAGCAAGTCGTTGACGAGCCGAATCATGCGCTCCGTTTCATTTTGCACGACTTGAATGAACCTTGGAGCGATGTCTTTATCTTGCCAGGCGCCATCCGCCAATGCCTCTAAATAGCTTTTCATTGTCGTCAAGGGCGTGCGCAGCTCATGCGAGACATTGGCGACGAACTGCCGCCGCTCGCGGTCGATTTTTTCTTGCTCGGTGATGTCGTGCAAAACGACAATCAGCCCGTTGACAAACCCGCCCTCTTTTTGAATGACCGATAGTG is a window from the Geobacillus stearothermophilus ATCC 12980 genome containing:
- a CDS encoding YycH family regulatory protein; the protein is MYEAIKTVVLTSLVLISIMMTFALWTYHPKYDVLQNDEYIQHVSVSNTQVDTAMVVQPKQVLIHKGGAHYALTKEEKKNEVLKEVKKWALDDFENISSSVPQGKFLSFLDGKERLEIIYPDELPIDIYRLIFTVEDRGLDGLAFDRILVPFSEGDKFPVYFIATDRHKIYKATASDASQDAISRLAKEANHFPRYFAYPVSETKQLYLPEKEVELSSLQYYTDELDVDKFKEALFSDPSFVKKDLIPFGEEYTDGSRLMDVDFFQRLLLYVNPAARVSNMGQTDQETHFIQKSIDFVNEHGGWTDLYHFARWSEEDRKVIFRLVVNGYPVFNEYGMSEIVETWGASDLMKYQRPLFRLEIPDRTRTPKTLPSGREIVKQLEQAKGVRKSLVKDIAIGYELFKDPEREKVIRLEPAWFYLYEQTWKKVSDDGDGGGGGTNGLE